The Bombus terrestris chromosome 9, iyBomTerr1.2, whole genome shotgun sequence genome contains a region encoding:
- the LOC100646301 gene encoding spectrin beta chain isoform X5 produces MTTDISVVRGGWDPTLQQEIVDEYEYDGGNSSSRLFERSRIKALAGERELVQKKTFQKWVNSHLVRCSCRIGDLYVDLRDGKMLIKLLEILSGERLPRPTKGKMRIHCLENVDKALQFLREQRVHLENMGSHDIVDGNPRLSLGLIWTIILRFQIQDITIEETDNQETKSAKDALLLWCQMKTAGYHNVNVRNFTTSWRDGLAFNAIIHKHRPDLIQFDKLSKSNAIYNLNNAFNVAEDKLGLTKLLDAEDIFVDHPDEKSIITYVVTYYHYFSKMKQETVQGKRIGKVVGIAMENDRMIHEYESLTSDLLRWIEGTIEALGDRRFANSLVGVQSQLSQFSNYRTVEKPPKFVEKGNLEVLLFTLQSKMRANNQKPYTPKEGKMISDINKAWERLEKAEHERELALREELIRQEKLEQLAARFNRKASMRETWLSENQRLVSQDNFGFDLAAVEAAAKKHEAIETDIFAYEERVQAVMAVSQELEAENYHDIERINARKDNVLRLWNYLLELLRARRMRLELSLQLQQNFQEMLYILDSMEEIKMRLLTDDYGKHLMGVEDLLQKHSLVEADINVLGERVKAVVQQSQRFLEHGEGYRPCDPTIIVERVQQLEDAYAELVRLAVERRARLEESRKLWQFYWDMADEENWIKEKEQIVSTGDIGHDLTTINLLLSKHKALENEIQSHEPQLMSVAAVGDELVRQKHFGSDRIQERLQEILGMWNHLLDLAAFRRKRLEEAVDYHQLFADADDIDIWMLDTLRLVSSEDVGRDEANVQSLLKKHKDVTDELKNYATTIDQLRQQASSLGEQDAKSPEVLERLDSIDSRYKELMELAKLRKQRLLDALSLYKLFSESDGVEQWIGEKNRMLETMVPAKDIEDVEIMKHRYNGFEKEMYANASRVAVVNQLARQLLHVEHPNSEQIVARQNELNQKWAELREKAENKREELNSAHGVQTFHIECRETVSWIEDKKRILQQTDSLEMDLTGVMTLQRRLSGMERDLAAIQAKLDALEMEAQNIQQQNLEDPEVIKGRIDQIHTIWEQLTQMLKERDAKLEEAGDLHRFLRDLDHFQAWLRRTQTDVASEDTPTTLADAEKLLTQHQNIKEEIDNYTDDYQKMMEYGERLTSEAGDGDTQYMFLRERLNALKMGWEDLRQMWVNRKILLSNSLNLQIFDRDARQAEVLLSQQEHILAKDETPANFEQAEHMIKRHEAFMTTMDANDEKINSVVQFAGRLVDEGHFAADKVKKKAESINERRRINREKANQYMEKLKDQLQLQMFLQDCEELGEWVQEKHITAQDETYRSAKTVHSKWTRHQAFEAEIASNKDRLQQLQQAAEELIQQKPDLAEIIKPKVAELADQFEELETTTHDKGERLFDANREVLIHQTCDDIDSWMNELEKQIESTDTGSDLASVNILMQKQQMIETQMAVKARQVTELDKQAEHLQRTVPDDKMEEIKCKKEKVAQRFAQLKAPLIDRQRQLEKKKEAFQFRRDVEDEKLWIAEKMPQATSTEYGNSLFNVHMLKKKNQSLRTEIENHEPRINLVCNNGQKLIDEGHEDSPEFQKLIPELTEKWKELKHAVDDRNKHLLQNEKAQQYFFDATEAESWMSEQELYMMVEDRGKDEISAQNLMKKHESLEHAMEDYAETIRQLGETARQLINDQHPLVDQIAVKQSQVDKLYAGLKDLAGERRAKLDDALQLFMLNREVDDLEQWIAERELVAGSHELGQDYDHVTLLWERFKEFARDTEAIGSERVAAVNGIADSLMASGHSDAATIAEWEDGLNEVWQDLLELIETRTQMLEASKELHKFFHDCKDVLGRILEKQNAMSDELGRDAGSVSALQRKHANFMQDLSTLQSQVSQIQEESATLQASYCGDKAREITNREGEVVAAWNNLQSLCDGRRTKLEDTGDLFRFFNMVRTLMIWMDDVVRQMNTSEKPRDVAGVELLMNNHQSLKAEIDAREDNLMACINLGKDLLARNHYASSQIKEKLAALTDHRNALLHRWEERWENLQLILEVYQFARDAAVAEAWLVAQEPYLMSQELGHTIDEVENLIKKHEAFEKSAAAQEERFSALHRLTTFELKEMKRREQEREEEERRKKEEAAAAEAARLAKATPVTSPDEPPSERAEAEGVPTGERPAGEDESHAPKGGSGSESGTLRRKERSRSKSPFRSFRWRKSAKSPSLDRSGVSDDERSISEQRSPTDDEFEGVLQRKHEWESTTKKASNRSWHKVYMVVRGQSLFVYTDQKSYKAAPDQPYKGESPLDLRGATITVASDYTKKKHVFRVKSQSGSDFLFQAKDDAEMNDWVTVLNQAAQGTSGAGTSRAHTLPAPTQAETKRRSFFTLKKN; encoded by the exons ATGACGACCGACATCTCGGTGGTGCGCGGGGGTTGGGACCCCACGCTACAACAAGAGATTGTCGATGAGTACGAATACGACGGGGGAAACTCGAGTTCGAGACTTTTTGAACGTTCACGCATCAAAGCTTTAGCTG GTGAACGTGAATTGGTACAAAAGAAGACTTTCCAAAAATGGGTCAATTCCCATCTGGTTCGGTGTTCATGCCGAATTGGCGATCTATACGTCGATCTTCGAGATGGCAAAATGCTCATCAAGCTTCTCGAGATTCTCTCCGGAGAACGTTTACCACGACCTACGAAAGGAAAAATGCGAATCCATTGTCTAGAAAACGTCGATAAAGCGTTGCAATTCCTTCGGGAGCAACGAGTGCATCTAGAAAATATGGGATCTCACGACATAGTCGATGGAAATCCTCGTTTGAGTCTTGGTCTCATCTGGACCATCATCCTGCGATTCCAAATTCAAGACATTACCATCGAAGAAACGGACAATCAAGAAACGAAATCAGCGAAAGACGCTCTACTTCTTTGGTGTCAAATGAAAACTGCTGGATATCACAATGTAAATGTACGAAATTTCACTACATCCTGGCGCGATGGTTTAGCCTTCAACGCCATCATCCATAAACACCGTCCGGATTTGATCCAGTTCGATAAACTTTCCAAATCAAAtgctatttacaatttaaacaACGCGTTCAATGTAGCCGAAGACAAGCTTGGTCTGACGAAACTTTTAGATGCCGAAGACATATTCGTCGATCATCCTGACGAAAAATCAATCATCACTTATGTAGTCACGTATTATCATTACTTTTCAAAGATGAAACAGGAGACCGTGCAAGGTAAAAGAATAGGCAAAGTGGTTGGTATTGCTATGGAGAATGACCGTATGATACACGAGTACGAAAGTTTAACCAGTGACCTATTGAGATGGATAGAAGGCACAATAGAGGCTTTAGGTGATCGTCGGTTTGCTAACTCTTTAGTAGGAGTGCAATCTCAGCTCTCCCAATTCTCTAATTATCGTACTGTAGAGAAACCTCCGAAGTTTGTCGAGAAAGGCAATCTGGAGGTGTTGCTGTTCACTTTACAGTCGAAGATGCGAGCCAATAATCAAAAACCATATACGCCTAAAGAGGGTAAGATGATCTCGGACATTAACAAAGCGTGGGAGAGGCTAGAAAAGGCGGAACACGAGCGTGAATTGGCTCTGCGTGAAGAATTGATTCGTCAGGAGAAATTGGAACAATTAGCAGCTAGATTCAACCGAAAGGCTAGCATGAGAGAGACCTGGTTGTCCGAGAATCAACGTTTGGTTTCTCAGGATAATTTCGGTTTCGATTTAGCTGCTGTGGAAGCTGCAGCCAAGAAGCACGAGGCCATCGAGACAGACATCTTTGCCTATGAAGAACGAGTTCAAGCTGTTATGGCTGTATCACAGGAATTGGAAGCTGAGAATTATCACGATATCGAACGTATTAATGCCCGGAAAGACAATGTTCTTAGATTGTGGAATTATCTGCTCGAATTGCTTCGTGCTAGAAGGATGAGATTAGAGTTGTCTTTGCAGCTCCAACAGAACTTCCAAGAGATGCTGTACATTCTAGACAGtatggaagaaataaaaatgcgTCTGTTGACCGACGATTATGGAAAGCACTTGATGGGCGTCGAGGATCTTTTGCAGAAACATTCTCTGGTAGAAGCTGATATCAACGTGTTGGGCGAAAGAGTGAAAGCTGTCGTTCAACAGAGCCAGAGATTCTTAGAACACGGAGAAGGTTATCGACCGTGTGATCCAACCATCATTGTTGAACGCGTACAACAGCTCGAAGACGCGTATGCTGAATTGGTACGCCTGGCAGTCGAACGCAGAGCCAGATTGGAAGAATCTCGTAAATTGTGGCAGTTCTATTGGGACATGGCCGACGAGGAGAATTGGATAAAGGAGAAAGAACAGATCGTATCGACTGGAGACATTGGTCACGATTTGACGACTATAAATCTGCTGTTGTCCAAACACAAAGCACTGGAGAATGAAATTCAGTCTCATGAACCGCAATTAATGTCTGTGGCTGCTGTTGGAGATGAACTGGTTCGTCAGAAACACTTTGGTTCTGATAGGATTCAGGAGAGACTCCAAGAAATTCTGGGAATGTGGAATCATCTCCTGGATTTGGCCGCTTTCAGAAGGAAGCGCTTGGAGGAGGCTGTAGACTATCATCAACTGTTTGCAGATGCTGATGACATTGATATTTGGATGCTGGATACACTACGACTCGTATCATCAGAAGACGTTGGCAGAGACGAAGCCAATGTCCAATCGTTGTTGAAGAAACACAAAGATGTGACAGATGAACTCAAGAACTACGCTACAACTATCGATCAGCTTCGTCAGCAGGCATCGTCTCTTGGTGAGCAGGATGCTAAGTCACCGGAAGTGCTGGAAAGACTGGACTCCATAGACTCCAGATACAAGGAACTTATGGAACTCGCCAAGCTTCGCAAACAGAGATTGTTGGATGCATTATCATTGTACAAGTTGTTCAGCGAGTCAGACGGAGTGGAGCAATGGATCGGTGAGAAGAATAGGATGTTGGAGACTATGGTACCAGCAAAGGATATCGAAGACGTTGAGATTATGAAGCACAGATACAATGGTTTCGAAAAGGAAATGTATGCCAACGCTTCGCGAGTTGCTGTGGTCAATCAACTCGCAAGACAATTATTGCACGTTGAACATCCCAATTCTGAGCAGATCGTTGCACGTCAGAACGAGTTGAACCAGAAATGGGCTGAGCTCCGCGAGAAAGCAGAGAACAAACGTGAAGAATTGAACTCTGCTCATGGCGTACAGACCTTCCATATTGAATGCCGCGAGACAGTATCTTGGATCGAGGATAAGAAACGTATCCTTCAACAAACAGACAGTTTAGAGATGGATCTGACTGGAGTCATGACCTTGCAACGTCGACTAAGTGGAATGGAGCGCGACTTGGCAGCCATCCAGGCTAAATTGGACGCCTTGGAAATGGAGGCTCAGAATATCCAACAACAGAATCTGGAAGATCCTGAGGTGATCAAGGGAAGGATTGATCAGATACACACTATTTGGGAGCAATTGACACAGATGTTGAAGGAACGTGATGCAAAATTGGAAGAAGCAGGTGATCTTCACAGATTCCTCAGAGATTTGGATCACTTCCAGGCTTGGTTACGCAGGACACAAACTGATGTGGCCAGCGAAGATACTCCAACTACCTTGGCTGATGCTGAGAAACTCTTGACACAACACCAGAATATTAAGGAAGAGATTGATAATTATACCGATGACTACCAGAAGATGATGGAGTACGGCGAGAGATTGACCAGTGAAGCTGGTGATGGTGATACACAGTACATGTTCCTTAGGGAGAGATTAAACGCCCTGAAGATGGGCTGGGAGGATTTACGCCAGATGTGGGTCAACAGAAAGATCTTATTGTCCAATTCTCTTAATCTGCAAATCTTCGATCGCGACGCACGCCAGGCAGAAGTGCTTTTGTCCCAGCAAGAGCACATTCTCGCTAAGGATGAAACGCCGGCGAACTTCGAACAAGCGGAGCACATGATCAAGCGTCACGAGGCGTTCATGACTACGATGGACGCGAACGATGAGAAAATCAACTCCGTGGTGCAGTTCGCTGGACGACTTGTCGACGAGGGCCACTTCGCGGCGGACAAAGTCAAGAAGAAGGCAGAGAGCATTAACGAGCGTCGTCGAATAAACCGAGAGAAGGCGAATCAGTATATGGAGAAACTCAAGGATCAGTTACAGTTGCAGATGTTCTTACAGGATTGCGAAGAATTGGGTGAATGGGTTCAGGAGAAGCATATCACCGCTCAAGATGAAACTTATAGAAGTGCCAAGACGGTGCATAGCAAGTGGACAAGGCACCAGGCGTTTGAGGCTGAAATCGCGAGTAATAAGGATCGTCTGCAGCAATTACAACAGGCTGCTGAAGAATTGATTCAACAGAAGCCTGATCTAGCTGAGATTATCAAGCCTAAAGTGGCAGAACTGGCTGACCAGTTCGAGGAACTTGAGACCACTACTCATGACAAAGGTGAACGCCTGTTCGACGCCAATCGTGAAGTTCTTATTCACCAGACTTGCGACGATATTGATTCTTGGATGAACGAACTGGAGAAACAGATTGAAAGCACCGATACTGGTTCTGATTTGGCATCGGTGAATATCTTGATGCAGAAACAACAAATGATCGAAACTCAGATGGCTGTGAAAGCGAGACAGGTCACAGAGTTGGACAAACAGGCTGAACACTTGCAACGTACGGTGCCTGACGACAAGATGGAGGAGATTAAGTGCAAGAAGGAGAAGGTGGCTCAGAGATTCGCCCAACTGAAAGCACCATTAATCGATCGTCAACGTCAgttagagaagaagaaggaagctTTCCAGTTCAGGCGCGACGTGGAAGACGAGAAGCTCTGGATCGCCGAGAAGATGCCTCAGGCTACCAGTACGGAGTACGGAAATTCATTATTCAACGTGCACATGCTTAAGAAGAAGAACCAGTCTCTGCGTACTGAAATAGAGAATCATGAACCAAGAATCAATCTGGTCTGCAATAACGGACAGAAACTCATAGACGAGGGCCACGAGGATAGTCCTGAGTTCCAGAAATTGATACCCGAGTTAACCGAGAAATGGAAGGAGCTGAAGCATGCTGTAGACGACAGGAACAAGCATCTCTTGCAAAACGAAAAGGCACAGCAGTACTTCTTTGACGCGACAGAAGCGGAATCCTGGATGAGCGAACAAGAATTGTATATGATGGTAGAAGACCGTGGCAAGGACGAAATTTCAGCCCAGAACTTAATGAAGAAACACGAGTCTTTGGAACATGCCATGGAAGATTATGCAGAGACTATCCGCCAGCTTGGAGAAACCGCCAGGCAGCTCATTAACGATCAACATCCTCTTGTTGACCAGATTGCTGTGAAACAATCACAAGTAGACAAACTGTACGCTGGTTTGAAAGATCTTGCTGGTGAACGTCGAGCTAAATTAGACGACGCTCTTCAATTATTCATGTTGAACAGAGAAGTGGACGATCTTGAACAGTGGATCGCAGAAAGAGAATTGGTAGCTGGAAGCCACGAATTAGGTCAGGATTACGATCATGTGACGCTCCTTTGGGAGAGGTTCAAAGAGTTTGCTCGAGATACCGAGGCGATAGGCTCGGAAAGAGTGGCGGCAGTGAATGGAATTGCAGATTCTCTAATGGCAAGTGGTCACTCCGATGCTGCTACTATTGCAGAATGGGAGGATGGTTTGAACGAAGTCTGGCAAGATCTGCTAGAATTGATCGAGACTCGTACACAAATGCTGGAAGCTAGTAAAGAACTGCACAAGTTCTTCCACGATTGCAAAGACGTGCTTGGAAGAATCTTGGAGAAACAGAACGCTATGTCTGACGAATTAGGTCGCGATGCTGGCTCAGTCTCAGCTTTGCAGAGGAAGCACGCCAACTTTATGCAGGATTTATCCACGTTGCAGAGCCAGGTGTCGCAGATCCAAGAGGAATCTGCTACGTTACAAGCTAGTTATTGTGGAGACAAGGCTAGAGAGATCACTAATCGTGAAGGAGAGGTAGTTGCTGCTTGGAACAATCTTCAATCGCTTTGCGATGGTAGAAGAACGAAACTGGAGGATACCGGTGATCTGTTCCGATTCTTCAACATGGTTAGGACTCTGATGATTTGGATGGATGACGTAGTTCGTCAGATGAACACTTCGGAGAAACCTCGCGACGTTGCTGGAGTGGAATTACTAATGAACAATCATCAAAGTTTGAAAGCCGAAATAGATGCTAGAGAGGACAACCTGATGGCGTGTATCAATCTTGGGAAAGACTTGTTAGCCAGGAACCACTATGCTAGTAGCCAGATCAAGGAGAAATTGGCAGCTTTAACTGATCACAGAAACGCGTTGCTGCATAGATGGGAGGAACGTTGGGAGAATCTACAACTGa TTTTGGAGGTCTATCAATTCGCAAGAGACGCAGCAGTTGCTGAAGCATGGTTAGTCGCCCAGGAACCATATCTTATGAGTCAAGAACTCGGC CACACAATCGATGAAGTAGAGAATTTGATTAAGAAGCACGAAGCGTTTGAAAAATCGGCAGCTGCTCAGGAAGAAAGGTTTAGTGCCTTGCATCGACTCACTACG TTTGAGTTGAAAGAAATGAAGAGGAGAGAACAAgaacgagaggaagaagaaagacgCAAGAAAGAGGAGGCCGCAGCAGCCGAGGCAGCTCGATTAGCTAAAGCAACACCAGTAACTAGTCCAGACGAACCACCGAGCGAAAG AGCCGAAGCAGAAGGTGTACCAACTGGAGAACGTCCTGCCGGAGAAGACGAATCACATG CTCCGAAAGGTGGAAGCGGTTCCGAGTCTGGTACTTTAAGACGTAAGGAACGTAGTCGCAGCAAGTCGCCGTTCAGGAGTTTCCGCTGGAGAAAGTCCGCCAAGTCGCCGAGTTTAGATCGAAGTGGCGTGAGTGACGATGAGCGCAGTATTTCCG AACAACGAAGTCCCACCGATGATGAATTCGAGGGCGTGTTGCAACGAAAGCACGAATGGGAGAGCACAACGAAGAAGGCGTCTAATCGGTCCTGGCACAAAGTGTACATGGTCGTTCGTGGACAGAGCTTGTTTGTATATACCGACCAAAAATCATACAAGGCAGCGCCTGATCAACCGTACAAGGGAGAGTCTCCTCTGGACCTTAGAGGAGCGACTATTACTGTGGCGAGCGATTACACTAAGAAGAAACATGTCTTCCGAGTAAA GTCACAAAGCGGATCAGACTTCCTATTCCAGGCTAAGGACGATGCTGAAATGAATGACTGGGTTACCGTGTTGAACCAAGCAGCACAGGGTACATCAGGTGCGGGTACGTCTAGGGCGCACACTCTACCCGCGCCTACACAAGCCGAGACCAAGCGGCGTAGTTTCTTCACTCTCAAGAAAAA CTAA